A region from the Triticum aestivum cultivar Chinese Spring chromosome 3D, IWGSC CS RefSeq v2.1, whole genome shotgun sequence genome encodes:
- the LOC123073740 gene encoding uncharacterized protein isoform X2, with protein MEPPEDGELAARLPEDVLVDVLSRVTGPRSLAVSRCVCKAWRAIIDGEGLMRRELPFSGIFICFRELCLPEFFSRPASLDRPAISGKLDFLPRAIEVRPDGNYYIEDHCNGLLLLQGSYIDDHYVVNPATRWWNALPLCLDNRTGGIVRGDYYLAFDPTVSSHYQVFQIPYLDWGEDEIDPTSEWPPSPYVLHVFSSRRGCWEERLFVREGDAAGTVANARVRFEGQQNSVYWHGSLYVHCQSDFVMRISLSEDKYSMIKPPMDIGWSSYLGLSEKGVYCASFVENAHILVYTLTESCDQFEWILKNDYDLKPVQMFDGQVNGPWILEDINYDNFRSHLPSINKEEVIQEKFEWNSDDNDSPIQRDSLFE; from the exons ATGGAACCACCGGAAGACGGAGAACTGGCGGCGCGTCTGCCGGAGGATGTGCTCGTCGATGTGCTCAGCCGCGTGACGGGGCCGCGCTCGCTCGCCGTGTCGCGCTGCGTATGCAAAGCGTGGCGGGCCATCATCGACGGCGAGGGACTCATGCGCAGGGAGCTCCCGTTCAGCGGCATCTTCATCTGCTTCAGGGAGCTCTGTCTGCCAGAGTTCTTCTCACGCCCCGCGTCTCTGGATCGGCCGGCTATCAGCGGCAAGCTCGATTTCCTGCCCAGGGCCATTGAAGTTCGTCCCGATGGCAACTACTACATCGAGGATCACTGCAATGGACTCCTCTTGCTCCAAGGGAGCTACATCGATGATCACTACGTGGTTAACCCTGCCACGCGGTGGTGGAACGCTCTGCCCTTATGCCTGGACAATCGTACCGGGGGAATCGTCCGTGGTGATTATTATCTGGCCTTTGATCCCACGGTGTCATCCCACTACCAGGTGTTTCAGATCCCTTATTTGGATTGGGGAGAAGATGAGATTGACCCGACATCCGAATGGCCTCCATCTCCATATGTATTGCATGTATTCTCTTCAAGGAGAGGCTGTTGGGAGGAGAGGCTGTTTGTTCGAGAAGGGGATGCCGCAGGAACCGTTGCAAATGCACGTGTGCGCTTTGAGGGCCAACAAAACTCAGTCTATTGGCACGGATCCCTTTACGTGCATTGTCAAAGTGATTTTGTTATGAG AATATCTTTGTCTGAAGATAAGTACAGTATGATTAAGCCACCAATGGATATTGGGTGGAGCAGTTATCTAGGATTATCTGAAAAAGGTGTGTACTGTGCATCATTTGTTGAGAATGCTCACATTCTGGTTTACACCCTCACTGAATCGTGTGATCAGTTCGAGTGGATATTAAAGAACGACTATGACCTTAAGCCTGTGCAAATGTTTGATGGCCAAGTTAATGGACCCTGGATCTTAGAAGACATTAACTATGACAATTTTcgttctcatctaccaagtatcaacaaggaagaaGTAATTCAAGAGAAATTTGAGTGGAACTCTGATGATAACGATTCACCCATACAAAGAGATTCTCTTTTTGAGTAG
- the LOC123073740 gene encoding F-box protein At5g07610 isoform X1, whose protein sequence is MEPPEDGELAARLPEDVLVDVLSRVTGPRSLAVSRCVCKAWRAIIDGEGLMRRELPFSGIFICFRELCLPEFFSRPASLDRPAISGKLDFLPRAIEVRPDGNYYIEDHCNGLLLLQGSYIDDHYVVNPATRWWNALPLCLDNRTGGIVRGDYYLAFDPTVSSHYQVFQIPYLDWGEDEIDPTSEWPPSPYVLHVFSSRRGCWEERLFVREGDAAGTVANARVRFEGQQNSVYWHGSLYVHCQSDFVMRFCRISLSEDKYSMIKPPMDIGWSSYLGLSEKGVYCASFVENAHILVYTLTESCDQFEWILKNDYDLKPVQMFDGQVNGPWILEDINYDNFRSHLPSINKEEVIQEKFEWNSDDNDSPIQRDSLFE, encoded by the exons ATGGAACCACCGGAAGACGGAGAACTGGCGGCGCGTCTGCCGGAGGATGTGCTCGTCGATGTGCTCAGCCGCGTGACGGGGCCGCGCTCGCTCGCCGTGTCGCGCTGCGTATGCAAAGCGTGGCGGGCCATCATCGACGGCGAGGGACTCATGCGCAGGGAGCTCCCGTTCAGCGGCATCTTCATCTGCTTCAGGGAGCTCTGTCTGCCAGAGTTCTTCTCACGCCCCGCGTCTCTGGATCGGCCGGCTATCAGCGGCAAGCTCGATTTCCTGCCCAGGGCCATTGAAGTTCGTCCCGATGGCAACTACTACATCGAGGATCACTGCAATGGACTCCTCTTGCTCCAAGGGAGCTACATCGATGATCACTACGTGGTTAACCCTGCCACGCGGTGGTGGAACGCTCTGCCCTTATGCCTGGACAATCGTACCGGGGGAATCGTCCGTGGTGATTATTATCTGGCCTTTGATCCCACGGTGTCATCCCACTACCAGGTGTTTCAGATCCCTTATTTGGATTGGGGAGAAGATGAGATTGACCCGACATCCGAATGGCCTCCATCTCCATATGTATTGCATGTATTCTCTTCAAGGAGAGGCTGTTGGGAGGAGAGGCTGTTTGTTCGAGAAGGGGATGCCGCAGGAACCGTTGCAAATGCACGTGTGCGCTTTGAGGGCCAACAAAACTCAGTCTATTGGCACGGATCCCTTTACGTGCATTGTCAAAGTGATTTTGTTATGAG ATTTTGCAGAATATCTTTGTCTGAAGATAAGTACAGTATGATTAAGCCACCAATGGATATTGGGTGGAGCAGTTATCTAGGATTATCTGAAAAAGGTGTGTACTGTGCATCATTTGTTGAGAATGCTCACATTCTGGTTTACACCCTCACTGAATCGTGTGATCAGTTCGAGTGGATATTAAAGAACGACTATGACCTTAAGCCTGTGCAAATGTTTGATGGCCAAGTTAATGGACCCTGGATCTTAGAAGACATTAACTATGACAATTTTcgttctcatctaccaagtatcaacaaggaagaaGTAATTCAAGAGAAATTTGAGTGGAACTCTGATGATAACGATTCACCCATACAAAGAGATTCTCTTTTTGAGTAG